In Kwoniella newhampshirensis strain CBS 13917 chromosome 2, whole genome shotgun sequence, one DNA window encodes the following:
- a CDS encoding nicotinate-nucleotide diphosphorylase (carboxylating), whose product MSAESDLQPGQNLAHLLPPSWRGDVQRWFAEDTPSFDWAGFVVGEQEQEAILWGKSGGVVAGVPFFDEVFKQVDCKVEWLLPEGSVVPPNTKTKVAIVRGKARQLLLGERVALNTLARCSGIATVSRRFRDLARAEGWKGVVAGTRKTTPGFRLVEKYGMMVGGVDPHRHDLSSMVMLKDNHVWATGSITAAVKTVRRVAGFSLLVNVECQDYAEADEAIAAGANIVMLDNLVGEDLHGAARELKKKWKGQGREFLIETSGGIVEGSLTGRIGPDIDILSTSAVHQSCPHVDFSLKIQPKKQS is encoded by the exons ATGTCAGCAGAATCAGACTTACAACCGGGCCAGAAtctcgctcatctccttcctccatcctgGCGAGGAGACGTACAGCGATGGTTCGCCGAGGACACCCCGTCGTTCGATTGGGCTGGATTTGTCGTTGGTGAACAGGAACAGGAAGCTATCTTGTGGGGAAAGAGTGGA GGGGTTGTAGCTGGTGTACCCTTTTTTGACGAGGTGTTCAAGCAGGTCGATTGCAA AGTCGAATGGCTCTTACCGGAGGGTTCTGTCGTTCCTCCCAACACCAAGACCAAAGTCGCCATCGTTAGAGGGAAAGCTCGACAACTGCTGCTGGGGGAACGGGTGGCGCTAAATACACTTGCAAGGTGCAGTGGAATCGCAACGGT GTCAAGGCGATTCAGAGATTTGGCACGTGCAGAAGGGTGGAAAGGTGTCGTTGCAGGAACAAGAAAGACTACTCCAGGGTTCAGATTGGTGGAGAAGTATGGAATGATGGTGGGGGGTGTTGATCCTCATCGACACGACCTGTCATCCATGGTCATGCTCAAAGATAATCATGTCTGGGCTACTG GCTCAATTACCGCTGCTGTCAAAACTGTTCGACGAGTAGCTGGTTTCTCGCTTCTTGTCAACGTCGAATGTCAAGACTACGCCGAAGCGGATGAGGCCATCGCAGCCGGTGCGAACATAGTCATGCTCGACAATTTGGTGGGCGAAGATCTGCATGGCGCAGCCAGGGAGTTGAAGAAAAAGTGgaaaggacaaggaagagagtTTTTGATCGAGACAAGCGGTGGAATTGTGGAAGGGAGCTTGACGGGACGTATCGGACCTG ACATCGACATCCTATCCACCTCTGCCGTTCACCAAAGCTGTCCTCATGTTGATTTCTCACTCAAGATTCAACCCAAGAAGCAGTCATGA
- a CDS encoding phosphate:H+ symporter encodes MASFDAEKAHANVAISAGERRRAALAEIDEAKFSWFHAKACLVAGVGFFTDAYDIFSISIAATMIGYVYHNGGSSTANQDLGIKVAHSIGTFFGQLLFGFLADHVGRKRMYGIELMIIIVGTLGQTVTGHAASVNFYAVLIMWRFIMGVGIGGDYPVSAVITSEFAARKIRGRMMTAVFASQGWGNFTSAIVSVIVIAASKGAIHRQPLNDLAAVDRAWRLIIGIGCVPAAIALYFRLTLPETPRYTMDVERNIKQASSDVDTYLTTGTYVVDPLRNVERAEVPKATWADFVEYFGQWQNFKILLGTSWSWFALDIAFYGLGLNSAIILTTIGFGSTTKLPTKQENIYQTLYNAGVGNIVLAVGGLIPGYYATFFLVDSWGRKPIQLMGFSLLTIIFVCMGFGYHKMLATSSGSKAFVFLYCMANFFQNFGPNCTTFIIPGEVFPTRYRSTGHGISAASGKLGAIVAQVGFSRLINIGGKNQFLPHILEIFALFMLTGVFSTLLLPETKNRTLEDLSLESQDHFVTDSVVGGIAPLTKTTGSGGSSQDEHRGHEIA; translated from the exons ATGGCTAGCTTCGACGCTGAAAAGGCTCACGCCAATGTGGCCATCTCGGCCGGGGAGAGGCGACGTGCAGCGCTCGCTGAAATCGATGAGGCGAAGTTCTCATGGTTCCACGCCAAGGCGTGTCTCGTTGCTG GTGTTGGATTCTTCACCGATGCCTacgacatcttctccatctccatcgccgCCACCATGATCGGTTACGTCTACCACAACGGCGGGTCCAGTACTGCCAACCAAGATCTCGGTATCAAGGTCGCCCATTCCATCGGTACTTTCTTCGGTCAACTCTTGTTCGGTTTCTTGGCAGACCACGTCGGTCGAAAGAGGATGTACGGTATCGAGCTG atgatcatcatcgtcggtACCCTCGGTCAGACCGTCACTGGTCATGCCGCTTCGGTCAACTTCTACGCCGTCTTGATCATGTGGAGGTTTATCATGGGTGTTGGAATCGGTGGTGATTACCCCGTGTCCGCCGTGATCACCTCGGAATTCGCCGCACGAAAGATCAGAGGTCGAATGATGACTGCTGTCTTCGCCTCTCAAGGTTGGGGTAACT TCACCTCTGCGATCGTCTCCGTCATTGTCATTGCCGCCTCCAAGGGGGCCATCCACAGACAGCCGCTTAACGACTTGGCGGCTGTCGACCGTGCATGGCGTCTCATAATCGGTATCGGTTGTGTTCCCGCTGCTATTGCTCTTTACTTCCGTCTCACTCTCCCCGAGACCCCTCGATACACCATGGATGTCGAGCGAAACATCAAGCAAGCATCTTCCGATGTCGACACCTACCTCACCACCGGTACCTACGTCGTTGACCCTCTCCGAAACGTTGAACGTGCCGAAGTTCCCAAGGCCACCTGGGCTGACTTCGTCGAGTACTTTGGTCAATGGCAGAACTTCaagatcctcctcggtacttcttggtcttggttTGCCCTCGATATTGCCTTCTACGGTCTCGGTCTGAACTCTGCTATCATTCTCACCACCATCGGTTTCGGATCCACTACCAAGCTTCCCACCAAGCAAGAAAACATATACCAAACTTTGTACAATGCAGGTGTCGGTAACATCGTACTAGCTGTGGGCGGTCTGATA CCCGGATACTACGctaccttcttcttggtcgaTTCATGGGGACGAAAACCTATTCAGCTCATGGGATTCTCCTtgctcaccatcatcttcgtctgcATGGGTTTTGGGTATCACAAGATGCTTGCCACAAGCTCGGGATCG AAGGCTTTCGTCTTCCTGTACTGCATGGCAAACTTCTTCCAGAATTTCGGTCCCAACTGCACAAC ATTCATTATCCCCGGAGAAGTCTTCCCAACACGTTACCGAAGTACCGGTCACGGTATTTCTGCTGCCTCAGGCAAGCTCGGCGCTATCGTCGCTCAAGTTGGATTTTCGAGATTGATCAATATTGGAGGCAAAAACCAattccttcctcacatCCTCGAGATTTTCGCCCTCTTCATGTTGACCGGTGTGTTCTCAACACTGCTCCTACCCGAgaccaag AACCGTACTCTTGAGGATCTCTCCCTCGAGTCTCAGGACCACTTCGTGACAGACAGCGTTGTTGGCGGTATCGCACCGTTGACGAAGACTACTGGATCTGGTGGCTCGTCACAGGACGAGCATCGCGGCCATGAGATCGCTTAA
- a CDS encoding kynureninase, with the protein MMSKAIPSAEDLARLDREDPLNWTRDEFEIPTIKACGGEGDGDAIYFCGNSLGLLSRRARQHVLEELDVWSTSTVTGHFKHPHGRPWKHVDAPLTPHLAKIVGAKEEEVAHSSTLTSNIHNLFTSFYRPTEKRWKIVIEKGSFPSDWYAIHSHPQLHDKILSPEQIKEAVIGLEPREGEETLRTEDILKVLDDNKDTIAIVWLPLVQYYTGQLFDVAAIAPKVHEIGALIGLDMAHGIGNVETKLNEWEVDFAVWCTYKYLNAGPAAIGGYYIRAGLDDGGRRLAGWWGNDAATRFQMSPDFQPTPGAKGYQHSCTPVLSSIPLLATLELIDKVGFSNMVAKGRRLTGTLVTLLETSPYYIDTSDPKADQSKVGFKILTPPAPYRGTQLSIAITPEGHGTMPRVFSRMIQRGLVGDERQPSVIRLSPVVLYNRFEEIGRAVKIIEQALKEEEEWQKTNGGEVDLKGHDLISKE; encoded by the exons ATGATGTCGAAAGCCATACCATCAGCAGAAGATCTGGCTAGAttggatcgagaagatcctCTCAATTGGACTCGAGACGAATTTGAGATCCCTACAATCAAAGCATGTGGAGGGGAGGGTG ACGGCGATGCAATCTACTTTTGTGGAAACTCTCTCGGTCTGCTATCGAGGAGAGCAAGACAACATGTGCTCGAAGAACTGGACGTGTGGTCtacaag TACCGTCACTGGACACTTCAAACATCCTCACGGTAGACCCTGGAAACACGTCGATGCGCCTCTCACACCTCACCTCGCGAAGATTGTTGGAgcgaaggaagaagaggtagCTCACAGTTCGACATTGACGAGCAACATACATAATCTGTTTACAAGTTTCTACCGACCgaccgagaagagatggaagatcgTTATTGAAAAGGGCAGTTTCCCAAGTGATTGG TATGCCATCCATTCCCACCCCCAACTACACGATAAAATCCTCAGCCCTGAGCAGATCAAAGAGGCTGTAATTGGCTTAGAACCtcgagaaggggaagagacaCTCAGAACAGAAGACATCCTGAAGGTTTTGGATGACAACAAAGATACT ATCGCTATTGTTTGGCTCCCGCTCGTTCAATACTATACCGGACAGCTATTCGATGTTGCTGCTATCGCACCCAAGGTTCACGAAATCGGCGCTCTGATCGGCTTAGACATGGCTCATGGGATAGGGAATGTCGAAACCAAACTGAACGAATGGGAGGTGGACTTTGCCGTGTGGTGTACTTACAA ATATCTCAATGCAGGGCCTGCTGCTATTGGTGGATATTACATTCGCGCAGGTCTGGATGACGGTGGGCGACG TCTCGCCGGATGGTGGGGCAATGATGCAGCAACACGGTTCCAGATGTCTCCTGATTTCCAACCTACCCCTGGAGCCAAAGGATATCAACATTCCTGCACACCAGTCCTCTCGTCTATCCCACTTCTCGCTACCCTTGAGCTCATCGACAAAGTTGGCTTCTCGAATATGGTCGCCAAAGGTCGCCGGTTGACTGGCACCTTGGTTACCCTCCTGGAGACTAGTCCATACTATATCGATACATCCGATCCCAAAGCCGATCAATCCAAAGTAGGCTTCAAGATCCTCACTCCTCCCGCACCATACCGCGGCACCCAACTATCCATCGCTATCACTCCAGAGGGCCATGGAACGATGCCGAGGGTGTTCTCCAGGATGATACAAAGGGGCTTGGTAGGCGACGAGAGACAGCCAAGTGTCATTAGACTAAGTCCGGTGGTGTTGTACAACAGATTTGAAGAGATAGGAAGGGCGGTCAAGATTATAGAGCAGGCATtaaaagaggaagaggagtggCAGAAGACcaatggaggagaagtagACTTGAAGGGTcacgatctcatctcgaagGAGTGA